The proteins below come from a single Saccharophagus degradans 2-40 genomic window:
- the rpsP gene encoding 30S ribosomal protein S16 has product MVSIRLSRGGSKKRPFYHLTVTDSRKSRDGRFIERVGFFNPVARGQEERLRVESERLNYWLSQGAQCSERVAKLIKDAAAAA; this is encoded by the coding sequence ATGGTAAGCATTCGATTGTCTCGTGGTGGCTCTAAAAAGCGCCCATTTTATCATTTGACCGTAACTGACAGCCGTAAATCACGTGACGGCCGTTTCATTGAGCGTGTTGGTTTCTTCAACCCAGTAGCACGTGGTCAAGAAGAGCGTCTACGTGTTGAGAGCGAGCGTTTGAACTACTGGTTGAGCCAAGGCGCACAGTGTTCAGAGCGTGTAGCTAAGTTAATCAAAGATGCAGCTGCTGCGGCTTAA
- a CDS encoding DsbC family protein, with protein sequence MKTLLATALLTCATIGGSLAATSALAEKPKAAAEKNEVSAKQDIDLARKNITSALAAARPDLVVTDVVKTPVEGIYKTTISNGPAVYSTADGQFFMAGELFRVQPGGIVNLTEQEMNGERAKLLAGMDVKDMIVFSPKGDVKGVVSVFTDVDCGYCQKLHQEVPQLNAMGIEVRYMAFPRMGIGSGAYNKIVSAWCAADKQDALTKLKARQSIPENLCKTNPVNEQYATGQQMGISGTPAIVLGNGELIPGYVPADRLAARLGL encoded by the coding sequence ATGAAAACATTACTGGCAACCGCGCTATTAACATGCGCGACAATCGGTGGCTCGTTGGCAGCGACTAGCGCTTTGGCTGAAAAGCCAAAAGCAGCGGCAGAGAAAAATGAGGTTTCAGCCAAGCAGGATATCGACTTAGCTCGCAAAAATATTACTTCGGCACTTGCTGCGGCACGTCCAGACTTGGTAGTAACAGATGTAGTTAAAACCCCAGTGGAGGGTATTTACAAAACCACAATATCTAACGGCCCAGCTGTGTATTCTACTGCAGATGGTCAGTTTTTTATGGCAGGGGAGCTTTTTCGCGTACAGCCAGGCGGCATTGTTAATTTAACCGAGCAAGAGATGAACGGTGAGCGCGCTAAGTTACTGGCGGGCATGGATGTAAAAGATATGATCGTATTTTCACCGAAAGGTGATGTAAAAGGTGTGGTGTCGGTATTTACCGATGTAGACTGTGGCTATTGCCAAAAGCTACACCAAGAAGTGCCACAGCTTAACGCAATGGGTATTGAGGTGCGCTATATGGCGTTTCCACGTATGGGTATCGGTTCTGGTGCCTATAACAAGATTGTTTCGGCATGGTGTGCTGCAGATAAGCAGGATGCACTAACCAAGCTTAAAGCCCGCCAAAGCATTCCAGAAAACTTGTGTAAAACGAATCCTGTGAATGAGCAGTATGCTACTGGGCAGCAAATGGGTATATCTGGCACCCCTGCAATTGTGCTGGGTAACGGTGAGCTTATACCCGGTTATGTACCCGCAGACAGATTGGCAGCGCGTTTAGGGCTGTAA
- the thrC gene encoding threonine synthase, which translates to MKYISTRGDAPALSFEDVVLTGLANDGGLYLPETLPKFSAEEIASWRGLDYRELAFKIISPFVDGEIPDADLKKLIESAYSKFRHDAIAPLVQTGHNEFILELFQGPTLAFKDFALQFLGHLFDYVLKKRNQKVVVMGATSGDTGSAAIEGCRDCENIDIFILHPNKRVSDVQRRQMTTVLTDNVHNIALEGNFDDCQNMVKASFADQSFLPDGRQLVAVNSINWARIMAQIVYYFYAGLALGSPARPVSFSVPTGNFGDIFAGYLAKQMGLPIDQLIIATNSNDILHRCISNNDHSKQPLVHSISPSMDIMVSSNFERMLFDLYDRDGAAIKQLMEDFKSGEMSLAEGPLSKARELFSSYRLDDKETVDVIREVFENTEYLLDPHTAIGVQAARKQRKSKDVPMVCLATAHPAKFPEAVRQAGQAADPALPLHMRDLFDREERYTVLENDLAKVHAHMAANINA; encoded by the coding sequence GTGAAATATATAAGTACCCGAGGGGATGCCCCAGCTCTAAGTTTTGAAGACGTTGTGTTAACCGGCTTGGCTAACGATGGCGGTTTATACTTGCCTGAAACGCTACCTAAATTTAGTGCCGAAGAAATTGCCAGTTGGCGCGGTTTGGATTATCGCGAGTTGGCTTTCAAAATTATTTCCCCGTTTGTTGATGGCGAAATACCGGATGCCGATTTAAAAAAGCTAATCGAAAGTGCTTACTCTAAGTTTCGTCACGATGCGATTGCACCACTAGTACAAACTGGCCATAACGAATTTATTTTAGAGTTGTTCCAAGGGCCGACGTTAGCGTTTAAAGATTTCGCGTTGCAGTTTTTAGGGCACTTGTTTGATTACGTGCTTAAAAAGCGCAATCAAAAAGTTGTGGTTATGGGGGCAACCTCTGGCGACACCGGTTCGGCTGCTATTGAAGGGTGTCGTGATTGCGAAAATATCGACATCTTTATTTTGCACCCAAACAAGCGCGTGTCCGATGTACAGCGTCGTCAGATGACTACAGTGCTTACCGATAATGTGCACAACATTGCATTAGAAGGTAATTTTGACGATTGCCAAAATATGGTTAAAGCGAGCTTTGCCGATCAATCGTTTTTACCTGATGGCCGCCAGCTTGTAGCGGTAAACTCTATTAACTGGGCGCGTATTATGGCTCAGATTGTTTACTATTTTTACGCCGGTTTGGCGTTGGGCTCGCCAGCTCGCCCTGTGTCCTTCTCTGTGCCAACGGGTAACTTCGGTGATATTTTTGCAGGCTATTTAGCTAAGCAAATGGGCTTACCTATCGATCAGCTGATTATTGCAACTAACAGTAATGATATTTTGCATCGCTGTATTAGCAATAACGACCACAGCAAACAGCCTTTGGTACATTCAATTTCGCCAAGTATGGATATTATGGTATCCAGCAACTTCGAACGTATGCTGTTTGATTTGTACGACCGCGACGGTGCGGCGATTAAACAATTGATGGAAGACTTTAAGTCTGGTGAAATGTCTTTGGCTGAAGGCCCATTAAGTAAGGCGCGAGAATTGTTCAGCAGCTATCGTTTAGACGATAAAGAAACAGTTGATGTCATTCGCGAAGTATTTGAAAACACTGAATACTTGTTAGACCCTCACACTGCAATTGGTGTGCAGGCCGCGCGTAAACAGCGCAAGTCTAAAGATGTGCCCATGGTATGTCTTGCAACTGCTCACCCAGCTAAGTTCCCTGAAGCCGTGCGTCAAGCGGGCCAAGCGGCTGACCCTGCGTTGCCATTGCATATGCGTGATTTATTTGATCGTGAAGAGCGCTACACAGTTTTAGAGAACGATTTAGCAAAAGTGCACGCGCATATGGCGGCAAATATAAACGCTTAA
- a CDS encoding HlyC/CorC family transporter → MDAVSTQLLVVILVGLIICSAFFSSSETGMLSLNRYRLRHLVKKEHKGATLASNLLARPERLIGVILIGNNLVNILIAMVGTAIAERYLSEWAVIVVAPIALTLILLVFAEVTPKSIAAIFPERIAFPASYVLQPLLLLLYPFVLVVNAISNGLARLAGIDLAKAKLSDHLRPEELRTVVDEAGELIPDHHQGMLLNVLDLEKATVEDIMIPRNEVIGIDLDDDIEDIMELIRSTEYTRLPVFEGDINNVVGVLHLRNAARFIQGDNSTVTHDSIREHCSEPYFIPESTPLPTQLMNFQQQKRRTAIVVDEYGEVQGIATLVDLLEEIVGDFSTDTAEDSEPDITECEDDWFLIDGSTSIRDINRQLGWTLSTDGPKTLNGIIVEYLESIPDALVSFEVGNYRFEIVELTETRIEKAKVLEISLQA, encoded by the coding sequence TTGGACGCCGTTTCGACACAATTACTTGTAGTTATTTTAGTTGGGTTAATCATTTGCTCTGCTTTTTTTTCTAGTTCAGAAACGGGCATGCTATCGCTCAACCGATACCGCCTGCGCCACCTAGTAAAAAAAGAGCATAAAGGCGCAACCCTAGCATCTAACCTACTTGCCCGCCCTGAGCGCCTAATAGGCGTTATTCTTATTGGCAACAACCTTGTAAATATTCTTATTGCAATGGTTGGCACCGCAATTGCCGAACGCTACCTAAGCGAATGGGCAGTTATTGTTGTAGCCCCCATAGCCCTTACGCTTATTCTATTGGTTTTTGCGGAAGTCACCCCCAAGTCAATTGCAGCAATTTTCCCCGAGCGAATTGCATTTCCGGCCAGTTACGTGCTTCAGCCGCTGCTGCTGCTACTTTACCCGTTTGTACTTGTGGTTAACGCAATATCCAATGGCTTGGCGCGCCTAGCCGGTATAGACCTAGCAAAAGCCAAACTTTCTGATCACTTGCGGCCAGAAGAATTAAGAACCGTTGTGGATGAAGCCGGTGAACTTATTCCCGACCACCACCAAGGTATGCTGTTAAATGTATTAGACCTAGAAAAAGCCACCGTGGAAGACATTATGATTCCGCGCAATGAAGTTATTGGCATTGATCTAGACGACGATATTGAAGATATCATGGAGTTGATTCGCTCCACCGAATATACGCGCTTGCCTGTATTTGAGGGCGACATAAACAATGTGGTTGGCGTATTGCACTTGCGCAATGCAGCGCGATTTATTCAAGGCGACAACTCAACCGTTACTCACGATTCCATTCGCGAGCATTGCAGCGAGCCGTATTTTATCCCCGAATCTACCCCGCTGCCCACGCAGCTAATGAACTTTCAACAACAAAAGCGACGCACCGCTATTGTGGTAGATGAATATGGCGAGGTACAAGGCATAGCCACGCTGGTGGATTTGCTTGAAGAAATTGTAGGCGATTTTAGTACCGATACTGCAGAAGATAGCGAACCGGATATTACCGAATGTGAAGATGACTGGTTTTTAATTGACGGCTCTACGTCTATTCGCGACATTAATCGTCAATTAGGCTGGACTCTATCCACCGATGGCCCCAAAACGCTCAACGGCATTATTGTTGAGTACCTAGAAAGTATTCCCGATGCATTAGTAAGCTTTGAGGTGGGCAATTATCGCTTTGAGATTGTCGAGCTTACAGAAACACGAATAGAAAAAGCAAAAGTACTCGAAATTAGCCTTCAAGCTTAG
- a CDS encoding cytochrome C assembly family protein, with protein sequence MFNAIAALCYIGAFGGLTLLAARRTNLRSPYITVLICLGILFHGVGAYFTIRTETGFDLGFFKVASLIFWVISIVVLLSSLRKPMWSLFLLLLPLTLIALGCATLANTDPSAVITLSPGIFAHILLSILSYSLLTIATLQAILLAYQNRMLKQKHPRGVMGLLPPLQTMEGLMFELLWAGEILLTLAILSGVIFIENILAQHLAHKTVFSIVSWIIYAILLWGRFRFGWRGAAAIRWALGGFAALMLAYFGSKLVLEIILG encoded by the coding sequence ATGTTTAACGCTATAGCCGCATTGTGTTACATAGGCGCCTTTGGCGGCCTCACTTTACTGGCTGCCCGACGCACCAACCTCCGCTCCCCTTACATTACTGTGCTTATATGCTTGGGCATTTTATTCCACGGCGTGGGGGCCTATTTCACTATTCGTACAGAAACTGGGTTCGACCTCGGCTTTTTTAAAGTTGCTTCGTTAATATTTTGGGTAATCTCTATTGTTGTACTGCTAAGCAGTTTACGCAAACCCATGTGGAGCCTGTTTTTACTGCTGCTACCACTCACCCTAATCGCTTTGGGCTGCGCGACCCTAGCAAACACAGACCCCAGCGCAGTAATAACACTGTCACCCGGCATTTTTGCCCACATTCTGCTTTCTATTCTTAGCTATAGCCTGCTTACAATAGCCACTTTGCAAGCCATTTTGCTGGCATACCAAAACCGCATGCTCAAGCAAAAGCATCCGCGCGGTGTAATGGGGCTGCTGCCACCATTACAAACCATGGAAGGCCTTATGTTTGAGCTTTTGTGGGCGGGTGAAATACTGCTTACGCTTGCAATATTGTCAGGCGTGATTTTTATCGAAAACATTCTCGCACAACACTTAGCGCACAAAACGGTGTTCTCTATTGTATCGTGGATTATTTACGCCATATTACTTTGGGGTCGCTTCCGCTTTGGCTGGCGCGGCGCGGCCGCAATTCGGTGGGCGCTAGGTGGGTTTGCCGCATTAATGCTTGCATATTTTGGCAGCAAACTCGTGCTAGAGATAATTTTAGGTTAA
- the rimM gene encoding ribosome maturation factor RimM (Essential for efficient processing of 16S rRNA), whose protein sequence is MEAKKSNLITVGRITGVFGIKGWVKLKSFTDPQDNVLEYSPLLLKTKHGVKECEIAEYQFRPQGLVVRLKGVDDRNAAEALAPVDVAIDKSLLPELDDDDFYWHQLEGLRVVTIYEGNTQDLGVVSKVMATGANDVLEVKPDAQSIDDRDRLVPYVLDLYVKKVDLSAECITVDWDPEF, encoded by the coding sequence GTGGAAGCCAAAAAATCTAACTTGATTACTGTTGGTAGAATTACTGGTGTATTTGGTATTAAGGGGTGGGTAAAGCTTAAATCGTTTACCGATCCGCAAGATAATGTACTTGAGTATTCGCCTTTGTTGTTAAAAACAAAGCACGGCGTGAAAGAGTGCGAAATTGCAGAATACCAATTTAGGCCGCAAGGCTTGGTTGTACGCCTTAAAGGCGTTGACGACCGCAATGCTGCTGAAGCATTAGCTCCAGTTGATGTCGCTATAGATAAAAGCCTGTTGCCAGAACTCGATGACGACGACTTTTATTGGCACCAGCTAGAGGGGTTACGTGTTGTAACTATCTATGAAGGGAATACTCAAGATTTGGGTGTTGTCTCCAAGGTAATGGCAACAGGGGCGAACGACGTGCTCGAAGTTAAACCCGATGCTCAGAGTATTGATGACAGGGATAGGCTAGTGCCTTATGTGCTAGACCTGTATGTCAAAAAGGTAGACCTTTCCGCCGAGTGTATTACGGTGGACTGGGACCCAGAATTTTAA
- the rplS gene encoding 50S ribosomal protein L19 encodes MSSKNKIIQELEAEQLKQDVPEFSPGDTVVVQVKVKEGNRERLQAFEGVVIARRNRGLDSAFTVRKISHGIGVERTFQTHSKQVDSVAVKRRGDVRQAKLYYLRELTGRAARIKEKLG; translated from the coding sequence ATGAGTTCTAAGAACAAGATCATACAAGAGCTGGAAGCTGAGCAGCTCAAGCAGGACGTTCCTGAGTTCAGCCCTGGTGATACCGTGGTTGTACAGGTTAAAGTAAAAGAAGGTAACCGCGAGCGTTTACAGGCCTTTGAGGGTGTTGTTATTGCACGTCGTAACCGTGGCTTAGACTCCGCTTTTACCGTTCGTAAAATTTCACACGGCATTGGTGTTGAGCGTACTTTCCAAACTCACAGCAAGCAAGTTGACAGCGTTGCTGTTAAGCGTCGCGGTGATGTTCGTCAAGCTAAGTTGTACTACTTGCGTGAACTTACTGGTCGTGCTGCTCGTATTAAAGAAAAATTGGGTTAA
- a CDS encoding homoserine dehydrogenase has product MKPVNIGLCGLGTVGGGTLTVLKRNLLDINAHAGKSVVLTHIGARRDNPAFDLSGIKVSRDVFAVADDPEVDILVELIGGTSVAKELVLRAVRSGKHVVTANKALIAEFGNELFAEAAKHNVVIAYEAAVAGGIPIIRAMREGLAANKIEWLAGIINGTGNFILTEMRDKGRAFEDVLKEAQELGYAEADPTFDVEGIDAAHKLVILASIAFGMPLQFDKVFTEGISTISTEDVAYAGELGYQVKHLGITRKRPNQGIELRVHPTLIPNSRLIANVDGVMNAVLVKGDAVGPTLYYGPGAGAEPTASAVVSDIVDVSRLVGAESGSSVPHLGFALDKLVDYPILPIEEVETAYYIRISALDRPGVLSKITQILSDAGISIEALIQKEPKEGQDHVPVILLTNRAIEKQIIAAIKKIEALDSINGKVVRIRVESLK; this is encoded by the coding sequence TTGAAACCTGTGAATATTGGCCTGTGTGGTCTTGGCACTGTTGGCGGCGGTACACTTACTGTACTTAAGCGCAATTTGCTCGATATTAATGCCCATGCGGGTAAAAGTGTGGTGCTAACCCATATTGGTGCCCGCCGTGATAACCCTGCATTCGACCTTAGCGGTATTAAAGTAAGTCGCGATGTGTTCGCAGTGGCTGACGATCCAGAAGTTGATATTTTGGTTGAGCTAATTGGTGGAACCTCCGTCGCCAAAGAGTTGGTTTTGCGTGCAGTGCGCAGTGGCAAGCACGTGGTGACTGCAAACAAGGCGCTTATTGCCGAGTTTGGTAACGAGCTATTTGCTGAGGCCGCCAAACACAACGTAGTAATAGCCTATGAAGCGGCGGTTGCGGGCGGTATTCCTATCATTCGCGCCATGCGCGAAGGTTTAGCAGCCAATAAAATTGAATGGTTGGCTGGTATTATTAACGGTACCGGTAACTTTATTCTTACCGAAATGCGCGATAAAGGTCGTGCATTCGAAGATGTATTAAAAGAAGCGCAAGAGCTAGGTTACGCCGAGGCTGACCCTACGTTCGACGTAGAGGGCATTGATGCCGCGCACAAGCTTGTTATTCTTGCGTCTATTGCGTTTGGTATGCCTTTGCAGTTCGACAAGGTATTTACCGAGGGCATTAGTACAATTTCTACCGAAGATGTGGCGTACGCCGGTGAGCTTGGCTACCAAGTGAAGCACTTAGGTATAACACGCAAGCGCCCCAATCAGGGTATTGAATTGCGCGTGCACCCCACGCTAATTCCTAACTCACGTCTAATTGCCAACGTAGATGGTGTTATGAATGCGGTGTTAGTTAAGGGTGATGCTGTAGGCCCTACCTTGTACTACGGGCCTGGTGCTGGCGCCGAGCCAACTGCGTCTGCGGTTGTCTCTGATATTGTTGATGTAAGCCGATTAGTGGGTGCCGAATCTGGCTCAAGTGTACCGCACTTAGGGTTTGCGCTAGATAAACTAGTCGATTACCCAATCCTGCCAATTGAAGAAGTTGAGACCGCTTACTATATTCGTATTTCAGCGTTAGATCGCCCTGGTGTGCTCTCTAAAATCACCCAGATATTGAGCGATGCTGGCATTAGTATTGAAGCGTTAATACAAAAAGAGCCGAAAGAAGGGCAAGATCATGTGCCGGTTATATTGCTAACTAACCGCGCCATAGAAAAACAAATTATTGCAGCCATTAAGAAGATTGAAGCGTTAGATTCTATAAATGGCAAAGTTGTGCGTATTCGTGTTGAGTCGCTTAAATAA
- the trmD gene encoding tRNA (guanosine(37)-N1)-methyltransferase TrmD, whose translation MSSSSGSAVNIAIVTLFPEMFAAITESGISRRAVEQGLVKLSFFNPRTYTTDKHQTVDDRPYGGGPGMVMRVEPLAKALLAAKQWHSEQRAEQALPNTAKETVIYMSPQGAQLNNQAVDTMAASGDFTIIAGRYEGVDQRFIDAFVDQEWSIGDYVLSGGELPAMVLIDALIRKLPGALGDAQSAEQDSFENGLLDCPHYTRPEELADAWQTSVDDRRVPAVLLSGDHKKIELWRLKQSLGRTWERRPDLLNKLDLDQSQRNLLTEYQQQKLSCSSSDD comes from the coding sequence ATGAGCTCTTCCTCAGGTAGTGCTGTCAACATTGCTATAGTGACTTTATTTCCAGAAATGTTCGCCGCAATTACTGAAAGTGGCATTTCTAGAAGAGCAGTAGAGCAGGGGTTGGTAAAACTAAGTTTTTTCAACCCGCGCACGTACACTACCGATAAACATCAAACGGTAGATGACCGCCCCTATGGTGGTGGGCCAGGAATGGTTATGCGTGTGGAGCCGTTGGCCAAAGCGTTGTTAGCTGCTAAGCAGTGGCACAGCGAGCAAAGGGCTGAGCAGGCTTTGCCTAATACTGCAAAAGAAACCGTTATTTATATGTCCCCGCAAGGGGCGCAGTTAAATAATCAGGCGGTCGATACAATGGCTGCTAGCGGCGATTTTACTATTATCGCCGGGCGTTACGAAGGTGTTGATCAGCGGTTTATTGATGCTTTCGTGGATCAGGAATGGTCCATAGGTGATTACGTTTTGAGTGGTGGTGAGCTGCCTGCCATGGTGCTTATAGATGCGTTAATTCGCAAGCTACCAGGGGCACTGGGCGATGCGCAATCCGCAGAGCAAGACTCATTCGAAAATGGCCTGCTTGATTGCCCACACTATACTCGGCCGGAAGAACTGGCAGATGCGTGGCAAACGAGTGTTGATGATCGACGCGTACCCGCAGTACTGCTTTCCGGTGATCACAAAAAAATTGAATTGTGGCGACTTAAGCAATCTTTAGGTCGTACATGGGAGCGGCGACCCGATCTACTTAATAAGTTGGATCTGGATCAATCCCAGCGGAATCTGCTGACTGAATACCAGCAGCAAAAATTGAGCTGCAGCAGCAGTGATGACTAA
- a CDS encoding L,D-transpeptidase family protein — translation MVRSSLIASLLLFSCAIAANNQLPTSARSIAAINKVEPALIKALSEKGLRYGAPIFIRIFKQSATLEVWLQAESGRFELFKAYDICAQSGRLGPKLRSGDRQAPEGFYFVNAQRFNPWSKFHLSFNLGYPNAYDRAHGRTGSALMVHGDCVSIGCYAMTDSGIEEIYALAQKSLEDGQPFFRVHIFPFRLSDEALERVKNNRWYTFWLNLKQGFDYFEQTKMPPNVNVQNKRYVFSAP, via the coding sequence ATGGTGCGAAGCAGTTTAATCGCAAGCCTGTTGTTGTTTAGTTGCGCTATTGCGGCGAATAATCAACTGCCAACCAGCGCGCGTTCCATTGCGGCCATAAACAAAGTAGAGCCGGCATTAATAAAGGCTTTAAGCGAAAAGGGCCTGCGCTACGGTGCCCCCATTTTTATACGTATTTTTAAGCAATCTGCTACTTTAGAGGTGTGGCTGCAGGCTGAAAGCGGGCGTTTTGAGTTGTTTAAAGCTTACGATATTTGCGCGCAATCTGGCCGTTTGGGGCCCAAGTTGCGCAGCGGAGACCGCCAAGCGCCCGAAGGTTTTTATTTTGTTAATGCGCAGCGTTTTAACCCCTGGAGTAAGTTTCACCTGAGCTTTAATTTGGGTTACCCCAATGCCTACGATCGCGCACACGGTCGCACGGGCAGTGCTTTAATGGTACATGGCGATTGTGTATCTATAGGCTGTTATGCCATGACAGACAGTGGAATAGAAGAAATTTACGCGCTAGCGCAAAAATCACTGGAAGACGGGCAGCCATTTTTTCGAGTACATATATTTCCTTTTCGCTTGAGCGATGAGGCACTGGAAAGAGTAAAAAATAATCGGTGGTATACCTTTTGGCTTAATTTGAAGCAGGGGTTTGATTACTTTGAGCAAACTAAAATGCCACCCAATGTAAATGTTCAAAATAAGCGCTACGTTTTTTCTGCACCTTGA
- the ffh gene encoding signal recognition particle protein, which produces MFENLSDRLSRSFKKITGKARLNHDNIKDALSDVRKALLEADVALPVVKEFTGQVRKRAQGQEVSRALNPGQQFLKIVESELTQIMGEANEKLNLAAQPPAVVLMAGLQGAGKTTSVAKLARFLREREKKKVMVVSADVYRPAAIKQLETLATEVEAEFFPSDAGQNPVDIAKNALAQAKKLHVDVLLVDTAGRLHVDEALMEEIQAIHAAVNPIETLFVIDAMIGQDAVNTAKAFNDALPLTGVILTKTDGDARGGAALSVRHVTGKPIKFLGVGEKTEALEPFHPDRLASRILGMGDIMSLIEEAEQKIDKVKAEKLVQKVQKGKSFDLEDLRDQLQQMQNMGGMASMLDKLPGMGGMAKMAESNGMTSQFKQMQAIIDSMTPAERKNPDVLNGSRKRRITMGSGTQIQDLNRLLKQHKQMSKMMKKMKGGGMQKMMRGMGGMLPGGGSGGVPPMGGGGGLPPGFGS; this is translated from the coding sequence ATGTTTGAAAATTTATCTGATCGTTTATCGCGCTCCTTTAAAAAAATTACGGGCAAGGCGCGACTTAATCACGACAATATTAAAGACGCGTTGAGCGATGTGCGCAAAGCGCTGCTTGAGGCCGATGTGGCATTGCCCGTAGTGAAAGAGTTCACCGGCCAAGTGCGCAAGCGCGCTCAGGGTCAGGAGGTGTCGCGTGCACTTAACCCTGGGCAGCAGTTTCTAAAAATTGTAGAAAGTGAGCTTACCCAAATTATGGGTGAGGCGAACGAAAAGCTAAATTTAGCGGCTCAGCCACCGGCAGTAGTGTTGATGGCTGGTTTGCAGGGTGCGGGTAAAACAACCTCCGTTGCTAAGCTTGCGCGCTTTTTGCGTGAGCGAGAAAAGAAAAAAGTAATGGTGGTGAGTGCGGATGTTTACCGCCCAGCAGCTATTAAGCAGCTAGAAACCCTTGCTACAGAAGTTGAAGCCGAGTTTTTCCCTTCCGATGCAGGGCAAAACCCTGTCGATATTGCCAAAAATGCGTTGGCACAAGCTAAAAAGCTGCATGTAGATGTATTGTTAGTGGATACCGCTGGCCGTTTGCACGTAGATGAGGCGTTGATGGAAGAGATTCAGGCCATTCATGCGGCGGTGAATCCAATTGAAACGCTGTTCGTTATTGATGCCATGATCGGTCAGGATGCGGTGAACACCGCTAAGGCGTTTAATGATGCCTTACCACTCACGGGTGTAATCTTAACCAAAACCGATGGTGATGCACGCGGTGGTGCTGCGTTATCGGTGCGCCATGTAACAGGTAAGCCTATTAAGTTTTTGGGTGTGGGTGAAAAAACCGAGGCTTTAGAGCCGTTCCACCCCGACCGTCTAGCTTCCCGCATCCTTGGGATGGGCGACATTATGTCGCTTATCGAAGAGGCGGAGCAAAAAATAGATAAGGTTAAGGCCGAAAAGTTAGTCCAAAAAGTCCAGAAGGGTAAGTCGTTTGACTTGGAAGATCTGCGCGATCAGCTTCAGCAAATGCAGAATATGGGCGGCATGGCCTCTATGTTAGATAAGTTGCCCGGTATGGGCGGCATGGCCAAAATGGCCGAAAGTAATGGAATGACAAGTCAGTTCAAGCAGATGCAGGCAATTATCGATTCGATGACACCTGCTGAGCGAAAAAATCCCGATGTGCTTAACGGTTCGCGCAAGCGCCGTATCACTATGGGGTCTGGCACACAAATTCAAGATCTGAATCGTTTGCTCAAACAGCACAAGCAGATGAGCAAAATGATGAAGAAAATGAAGGGCGGCGGCATGCAAAAAATGATGCGCGGCATGGGTGGTATGCTTCCAGGTGGCGGCTCTGGAGGTGTACCTCCAATGGGCGGCGGCGGTGGTTTGCCTCCTGGTTTTGGTTCTTAA